One genomic segment of Labrus bergylta chromosome 17, fLabBer1.1, whole genome shotgun sequence includes these proteins:
- the LOC109999099 gene encoding proteinase-activated receptor 1-like, with product MERVGNDMQERSHRSESKPGPLASRKLGVILARPSYYHGTPSNHPKEYLIFPSEYDGSGAGWPDIPYPVKISNRCNCTKGTQHSPDANPLQSSNHSRYKISEEAQLFLTGPVSTILIPTFYTLVCLISVPINICAGLVFIRKIKIKKPAVIYMLNLVCADLLFAMVLPFKISYHFNGNNWIFGPAMCRVVTAAFYWNMYCSVLLIALISVDRLLAVVYPIDSLSWRSPTKAIIACVAMWIFSFAGSMHLLFTEQTFHLTQLGITTCHDIQSSKLFLCYKMYFVTLCCLLFFLPLIITMVSYTRVIMTLSKDQPGVPDHSLKKRRAVFLSGTVLVMFVLCFTPTNLVLIMHQLKDTEGAQIEDNADILYIVYLIFLCLGSLNCLLDPLVYYFGSSQFQKELFSMLGWKKKKQDPSGGPSSPGRSEPTSQTNMTSNHQENNKINIPPTKSDSSQANLCSQCKKQLD from the exons TCATCTTAGCCAGACCCAGCTACTACCATGGCACACCATCCAACCACCCGAAAGAATACCTCATCTTTCCCAGTGAATATGATG GCAGTGGGGCAGGATGGCCCGATATCCCTTATCCTGTAAAAATATCAAACCGATGCAACTGTACTAAAGGTACCCAACATAGTCCTGATGCAAATCCTCTGCAGTCTTCTAACCACAGCCGGTACAAAATCTCAGAGGAGGCGCAGCTGTTTCTAACAGGACCTGTGTCTACCATCCTCATCCCGACCTTCTACACACTGGTCTGTCTCATCAGTGTGCCCATCAACATCTGTGCAGGGCTGGTCTtcattagaaaaataaagattaagaAGCCGGCAGTGATCTACATGCTGAATCTGGTCTGTGCTGACCTGCTCTTTGCCATGGTGCTGCCCTTCAAGATTTCATACCATTTTAATGGAAACAACTGGATATTCGGTCCAGCCATGTGCCGTGTGGTCACCGCAGCCTTTTACTGGAACATGTACTGCTCCGTTCTGCTCATAGCCCTCATCAGTGTGGACCGACTTCTCGCTGTGGTCTATCCTATTGACTCCCTGTCTTGGAGAAGTCCTACAAAGGCCATCATAGCCTGTGTAGCCATGTGGATATTCTCCTTTGCTGGCTCGATGCACCTCCTCTTCACTGAACAGACTTTCCACCTCACACAGTTAGGCATCACCACCTGCCATGACATCCAATCCTCAAAGCTTTTCTTGTGCTACAAGATGTATTTCGTCActctctgctgcctcctcttcttcctgcctCTGATCATTACCATGGTGTCCTACACTCGTGTGATCATGACCCTGAGCAAGGACCAACCAGGAGTTCCAGACCATTCACTTAAGAAAAGAAGAGCAGTCTTTTTGTCTGGAACGGTACTGGTGATGTTTGTGCTGTGTTTCACACCCACTAACCTCGTCCTCATTATGCACCAGCTTAAGGATACAGAAGGAGCTCAGATCGAAGACAATGCAGACATCCTCTACATAGTCTATTTGATCTTTTTGTGTTTGGGAAGTCTGAACTGCCTCCTTGATCCCCTGGTCTACTACTTTGGCTCATCTCAATTCCAGAAAGAGCTATTCAGTATGCTAgggtggaagaagaagaaacaggaccCCAGTGGTGGTCCATCTTCACCTGGTCGAAGTGAGCCAACCAGCCAAACAAACATGACATCCAACCaccaagaaaacaacaaaataaacattccACCCACCAAGAGTGACTCCTCTCAAGCAAACCTTTGCAGCCAATGCAAGAAACAACTGGACTGA